In Spirosoma aureum, a single genomic region encodes these proteins:
- a CDS encoding phosphoribosylanthranilate isomerase, translating to MKIKVCGLRDAENLKEIAALGPDFVGFIFYDQSPRFVGDDLNEEVVKALPRSIRKVGVFVNASPDYILRSVKKYDFQYVQLHGNENPEYCRSLRNRGLSLIKAFRVDESFNFSMLNNYKAHCDFFLFDAKGDQPGGNGVTFDWSILNRYDNEKPFFISGGIGLDNLDQLAALKGMKLYGVDVNSQVEISPGVKDVAKVKELITRLRPIEEEETV from the coding sequence ATGAAAATAAAAGTGTGCGGTCTGAGAGACGCTGAGAACCTGAAAGAGATTGCCGCCCTTGGCCCTGATTTTGTCGGATTTATTTTCTACGATCAGTCGCCCCGCTTCGTAGGTGATGATCTGAACGAAGAAGTGGTGAAAGCCTTACCCCGTTCGATTCGGAAAGTAGGCGTGTTTGTGAACGCTAGTCCCGATTATATTCTTCGAAGCGTTAAGAAGTATGATTTTCAGTACGTTCAACTCCACGGCAACGAAAATCCGGAATATTGCCGCAGCCTGCGGAATCGGGGATTGAGTCTCATTAAAGCGTTTCGAGTCGATGAGTCGTTCAACTTTTCGATGCTGAATAACTATAAAGCCCACTGCGACTTTTTTCTGTTCGATGCCAAAGGAGATCAGCCGGGCGGTAACGGCGTCACGTTCGACTGGAGTATCCTGAACCGTTACGACAACGAAAAACCCTTTTTCATTAGTGGCGGCATTGGTCTGGACAATCTTGATCAGTTGGCGGCTCTGAAAGGGATGAAGCTCTATGGAGTAGACGTTAATAGCCAGGTCGAAATCTCACCAGGCGTAAAAGATGTCGCCAAAGTGAAAGAACTTATTACCCGCCTTCGCCCAATCGAGGAGGAGGAAACAGTCTAA
- a CDS encoding anthranilate synthase component II, with amino-acid sequence MKLLVLDNYDSFTYNLVYILRELGEKPDVIRNNKITLEDVGQYDKILLSPGPGIPSEAGIMQDLVTEYGPTKSILGICLGHQGIGEAYGARLENLGDVLHGVAHRATVTDSSERLFTDIPDVLTVGRYHSWTVVPDSMPADLRITAVDEYGRVMGLTHIRHDVRGLQFHPESVLTENGVKMIENWLTA; translated from the coding sequence ATGAAACTTCTAGTCCTAGATAATTACGATTCCTTCACCTACAATCTCGTATATATTCTGCGGGAATTGGGCGAAAAGCCGGATGTGATTCGGAACAACAAGATTACACTTGAGGACGTCGGCCAGTATGACAAGATTCTACTTTCACCAGGGCCGGGTATTCCATCTGAAGCGGGCATTATGCAGGATCTTGTGACCGAATACGGGCCAACCAAGAGTATTCTCGGCATCTGCCTCGGCCATCAGGGTATTGGCGAGGCTTATGGTGCCCGACTCGAAAACCTCGGCGATGTTTTGCATGGCGTCGCCCACCGCGCTACCGTAACCGATTCATCAGAGCGTCTCTTTACCGACATTCCCGATGTATTAACAGTAGGTCGTTACCATTCCTGGACCGTTGTTCCGGATTCAATGCCTGCCGATCTCCGGATCACGGCCGTAGACGAATATGGTCGCGTGATGGGCCTGACACACATTCGTCACGATGTGAGAGGGCTGCAATTTCATCCAGAATCCGTTCTGACCGAGAACGGTGTGAAGATGATCGAGAACTGGCTGACGGCATGA
- the trpC gene encoding indole-3-glycerol phosphate synthase TrpC has protein sequence MTILDKIIAQKRIEVEQRKATTPASVLEQMPDFKRQPLSAREAIQGLHSTGIIAEFKRKSPSKGIINDQADVAITTQGYIQAGAAVLSVLTDEPFFGGTPADLQAARLANPLTPILRKDFIIDPYQLLEAKAWGADLILLIAACLTPADVLEFSQQAQDLGLQVLLEVHDEDELDQTLCVSVDLVGVNNRNLKTFTTSIDTSLRLVERIPDTFGKITESGLHDAETMYTLFRAGFDGFLIGEAFMKTADPAAALRSLVTDFTSRMPTFANSFTS, from the coding sequence ATGACGATTCTTGACAAAATCATTGCCCAAAAGCGAATCGAAGTAGAGCAGCGTAAAGCTACCACTCCAGCCTCTGTGCTGGAACAGATGCCCGACTTCAAACGGCAGCCCCTATCAGCGCGTGAAGCGATTCAGGGTTTGCATTCTACGGGTATCATTGCCGAATTTAAGCGTAAATCTCCTTCTAAAGGCATTATTAACGATCAGGCCGACGTAGCCATTACGACTCAGGGTTACATACAGGCGGGTGCTGCCGTGTTATCGGTCTTGACCGACGAACCTTTTTTCGGTGGCACTCCTGCCGATCTGCAAGCCGCCCGACTGGCTAATCCATTGACGCCAATTCTTCGGAAAGACTTTATTATTGATCCGTATCAACTTCTCGAAGCCAAAGCCTGGGGAGCCGATCTTATATTATTGATTGCTGCCTGTCTGACGCCTGCTGATGTATTGGAGTTTAGCCAGCAGGCACAGGATCTCGGGTTGCAGGTACTACTCGAAGTTCACGATGAGGACGAACTCGACCAGACGCTGTGTGTCAGTGTCGATCTGGTTGGCGTAAATAATCGTAATCTCAAGACGTTTACTACGTCCATCGATACGTCATTACGATTGGTTGAGCGGATTCCAGACACGTTTGGAAAGATAACAGAAAGCGGTCTGCACGACGCAGAAACCATGTACACATTATTTCGTGCAGGTTTCGACGGGTTTCTGATTGGCGAAGCATTTATGAAAACCGCCGACCCTGCCGCTGCTTTACGATCGCTAGTAACCGATTTTACTTCACGCATGCCCACCTTTGCAAACTCGTTTACGTCATGA
- a CDS encoding type II toxin-antitoxin system VapC family toxin, producing the protein MNTSIHGLRHQSLTTSDPEGAYCTQQTNHSIVVAGELETLALKSDWGIQKVYRMKFLLNTYPIADITLPITEVYGQIDAFSQGKLKDKQLSMSPRNMGKNDIWIAATALYLDLELHTTDNDFNHLPALGLRLVKH; encoded by the coding sequence ATGAATACATCCATCCATGGTTTACGACACCAATCTCTTACTACAAGCGATCCGGAAGGGGCTTACTGTACCCAACAGACTAATCATTCAATTGTAGTAGCTGGTGAGCTCGAAACACTGGCGTTGAAATCAGATTGGGGCATTCAGAAAGTGTATCGGATGAAATTTCTGCTCAATACCTACCCAATTGCTGATATTACACTCCCCATTACTGAGGTCTATGGACAAATAGATGCTTTTAGTCAAGGAAAATTAAAAGACAAACAGCTTAGTATGTCGCCCCGCAACATGGGCAAAAACGACATCTGGATTGCTGCTACTGCGCTCTATCTGGATTTGGAACTACACACAACCGATAATGACTTCAATCACCTCCCAGCTCTGGGATTGCGTTTAGTAAAGCATTGA
- the trpD gene encoding anthranilate phosphoribosyltransferase yields the protein MKAILNHLFEYKFLTKDQAREVLLGIGRGEYNPAQIASFLTVYMMRSLRLEELEGFRDAMLELCLPVDLAAYDPMDLCGTGGDGKDTFNISTLSSFVVAGAGQCVAKHGNHGVSSLVGSSTVMERLGYQFTNDVGELQRKMETAGICFLHAPLFHPAMKNVAPIRRDLGVKTFFNVLGPMINPARPQKQLVGVFNLELARLYAYLYQQTDKRFMILHALDGYDEISLTGPFKVISNQTEQVLMPDHLGMSTLSPELLAGGQTLDESAQIFMNVLNDEATIAQKQAVLANSAMALLAAGQVTTREDAVAMARESLESKRALACFKKLIN from the coding sequence ATGAAAGCCATTCTAAACCACTTGTTTGAATACAAATTCCTTACCAAAGACCAGGCCCGCGAAGTATTGCTGGGCATTGGTCGGGGGGAATATAATCCGGCGCAGATCGCATCGTTTCTGACTGTTTATATGATGCGAAGCCTTCGTCTGGAAGAGCTGGAAGGTTTTCGGGACGCCATGCTTGAACTCTGCCTTCCGGTCGACCTTGCGGCCTATGATCCCATGGATCTTTGCGGAACAGGGGGCGATGGCAAGGACACGTTCAACATATCGACCTTATCGTCTTTTGTGGTTGCAGGCGCCGGTCAATGTGTGGCGAAGCATGGCAATCATGGCGTATCATCGCTAGTTGGCTCATCAACTGTTATGGAACGGCTCGGCTATCAGTTTACCAATGATGTGGGTGAGTTGCAGCGTAAGATGGAAACAGCCGGTATTTGTTTTCTCCATGCGCCCCTGTTTCACCCGGCGATGAAAAACGTGGCTCCTATTCGGCGGGATCTGGGAGTGAAGACATTTTTCAATGTGCTGGGTCCAATGATTAACCCTGCAAGGCCTCAAAAACAGCTCGTTGGCGTGTTTAACCTTGAATTGGCGCGATTATATGCGTACCTTTATCAGCAAACCGATAAGCGCTTTATGATACTCCATGCGCTCGACGGTTACGATGAGATTTCGCTGACAGGTCCGTTTAAGGTCATCAGCAATCAGACAGAGCAGGTTCTTATGCCTGATCACCTGGGAATGAGCACATTATCGCCTGAATTGCTGGCAGGTGGGCAAACACTCGATGAGTCGGCACAGATATTTATGAATGTGCTTAACGATGAAGCGACAATAGCTCAGAAACAGGCTGTTCTGGCTAATTCGGCGATGGCACTGCTGGCGGCTGGCCAGGTTACTACGCGGGAAGATGCGGTAGCTATGGCTCGCGAATCGCTGGAAAGTAAACGGGCGTTGGCATGTTTTAAGAAATTGATAAACTAA
- the hisIE gene encoding bifunctional phosphoribosyl-AMP cyclohydrolase/phosphoribosyl-ATP diphosphatase HisIE, with protein MNADINFDKSSDGLLPAVIQDAETGKVLMLGYMNREAYDKTVTDKIVTFFSRSKQRLWTKGETSNNFLHVREILVDCDGDTLLIKANPAGPVCHTGADTCFDEENQGKGQFLNYLQSIIHDRKVNPSDKSYTTTLFNRGVNKIAQKVGEEAVELVIEAKDDNDDLFKGEAADLLFHFLVLLEQKNMHLDDIVAVLQSRHQKQ; from the coding sequence ATGAATGCTGATATAAATTTTGATAAATCGTCCGACGGTCTCCTTCCCGCTGTAATTCAGGATGCCGAAACCGGCAAAGTGCTGATGCTGGGCTACATGAATCGGGAAGCATACGATAAAACCGTTACCGATAAGATTGTAACTTTTTTTAGTCGAAGCAAACAGCGGCTTTGGACAAAAGGCGAAACATCGAACAATTTTCTACACGTTCGCGAAATTCTGGTAGACTGCGATGGTGATACGTTATTAATCAAAGCCAACCCGGCCGGACCCGTTTGCCATACGGGCGCCGACACGTGTTTTGACGAAGAGAATCAAGGCAAAGGCCAGTTTCTGAACTACTTGCAAAGCATCATTCACGACCGGAAGGTTAATCCGTCCGATAAATCGTATACAACAACCCTATTTAACCGGGGAGTTAATAAGATTGCTCAGAAAGTAGGGGAAGAAGCTGTTGAGCTGGTCATTGAAGCGAAAGACGACAACGACGATTTGTTTAAAGGCGAGGCAGCCGACTTGCTGTTTCATTTTCTGGTTCTTCTGGAACAGAAAAATATGCATTTAGACGACATTGTTGCCGTATTGCAGTCTCGCCATCAAAAACAATAG
- a CDS encoding SAM-dependent methyltransferase — protein MKLNEIVPWGRTFDEYQRMFNLTASDLTKRMLGVGDGPASFNAESTAAGHSVVSIDPVYVFSAKELEKRISDTYETVIEQMHKNADHYNWSAFQDVDQLGRERMKAMNLFLSDYEQGKQQGRYLSNQLPKLPFTNQSFDLVLCSHLLFLYSEQLSEAFHLESIHELSRIAGEIRIFPLISLTGKPSPYLDRVSADCRANGIQVDIIPVDYHFQKGAYQMMRLTKRVD, from the coding sequence ATGAAACTGAATGAAATCGTTCCCTGGGGCCGAACATTCGACGAATACCAGCGAATGTTTAACCTGACTGCCAGCGATTTGACAAAACGCATGCTGGGAGTTGGTGATGGACCGGCCAGTTTCAATGCCGAAAGCACAGCGGCTGGCCATTCGGTGGTTTCGATTGACCCGGTTTATGTCTTTTCAGCAAAGGAACTTGAAAAACGGATTAGCGACACCTACGAGACAGTAATTGAACAAATGCATAAAAATGCGGATCACTATAACTGGTCAGCATTTCAAGATGTCGATCAACTAGGTCGTGAACGAATGAAGGCAATGAACCTATTTCTGAGCGATTACGAGCAGGGAAAGCAGCAGGGTCGCTACCTGTCGAATCAGTTGCCCAAACTGCCTTTTACGAATCAGTCGTTTGACTTAGTGTTGTGTTCGCACCTGCTTTTCCTGTATTCAGAACAGCTTTCGGAAGCGTTCCATCTGGAGTCAATACACGAGCTAAGCCGAATCGCTGGTGAAATCCGCATTTTCCCGCTGATTTCACTAACTGGAAAGCCATCACCTTATCTGGATCGAGTTTCGGCCGACTGTCGGGCCAACGGCATTCAGGTCGATATTATACCTGTTGATTATCATTTTCAAAAAGGAGCGTACCAAATGATGCGCCTAACCAAACGAGTTGACTAA
- a CDS encoding anthranilate synthase component I family protein → MEPITSTAYQVISRHKRMLADIITPVSIYLRIRDRFLNSILLESSDYHGNDNSFSYIAFDPVARFSYDVGKLTVKMPGEDEQTRELPEQKDMLDALQQFKDSFQHEKAPFSFITNGLFGYFGYPAVQSFEDISLHAPIPTENQIPAAVFMVYRYVLAINHFKDELYLFEHSYLSNGDTQTESTLDYISDLITGRNYPTYSFTPAGPEQSNFTDDQFRSVIQKGKDHCQRGDVFQIVLSRRFSTPFAGDEFNVYRALRSLNPSPYLFYFDYGNYKLFGSSPESQIVVKDRKATIYPIAGTFRRTGDDLHDAELAQKLYDDPKESAEHVMLVDLARNDLSRNCDVVKVETFKEVQYYSHVIHLVSKVVGNLTETADPLQIVAETFPAGTLSGAPKHMAMQLIDRYENLSRSFYSGSIGYMGFDGEFNHCIMIRTFMSKDNTLYYQAGAGVVAKSVVESELQEVHNKLAALRMAIEQAKTL, encoded by the coding sequence ATGGAACCCATTACCTCAACCGCCTACCAGGTTATTAGCCGCCACAAGCGGATGTTAGCCGACATTATCACGCCGGTTAGCATTTACCTACGCATCCGCGACCGCTTTCTGAACAGCATTCTGCTCGAAAGCTCCGACTATCACGGCAACGACAATAGTTTTTCCTACATCGCCTTTGATCCGGTTGCCCGGTTTTCCTATGACGTCGGAAAGCTGACGGTCAAAATGCCGGGCGAAGACGAACAGACCCGTGAACTACCGGAACAGAAAGACATGCTGGATGCGCTTCAGCAATTCAAGGATAGTTTTCAGCACGAGAAGGCTCCCTTTTCATTCATTACCAATGGGCTGTTCGGCTACTTTGGCTATCCGGCGGTACAAAGCTTTGAGGACATTAGCCTTCATGCACCCATTCCGACAGAAAACCAGATTCCGGCAGCGGTTTTTATGGTTTACCGGTATGTGCTGGCCATCAATCACTTCAAAGACGAGCTGTATCTGTTTGAGCACAGCTACCTCAGCAACGGTGATACGCAAACGGAGAGCACGCTCGATTACATCAGCGATCTGATCACAGGCCGTAACTATCCAACCTATTCCTTTACGCCTGCTGGCCCCGAACAATCGAATTTTACCGACGATCAGTTTCGATCGGTTATTCAGAAAGGGAAAGACCATTGTCAGCGGGGCGATGTGTTCCAGATCGTTTTATCACGCCGTTTTTCGACACCCTTTGCGGGCGATGAGTTCAACGTCTACCGGGCCTTGCGATCGTTGAACCCCTCCCCTTACCTCTTTTATTTCGATTACGGCAATTACAAACTCTTCGGCTCATCACCTGAATCACAAATCGTTGTCAAAGACCGTAAGGCGACCATTTACCCCATCGCCGGGACTTTCCGGCGCACCGGCGACGACCTCCACGACGCCGAACTGGCCCAGAAGCTCTATGACGATCCGAAAGAATCGGCCGAGCATGTGATGCTGGTCGATCTTGCCCGCAATGACCTTAGCCGCAACTGTGATGTCGTAAAAGTTGAGACGTTTAAAGAGGTTCAATACTATTCGCACGTCATTCACCTTGTCTCGAAAGTGGTTGGTAACCTAACCGAAACCGCCGATCCGCTCCAAATCGTGGCCGAAACGTTTCCGGCCGGAACACTTTCGGGAGCCCCCAAACATATGGCGATGCAACTGATTGACCGTTACGAAAACCTAAGCCGCAGCTTTTATTCGGGCAGTATTGGCTATATGGGTTTCGATGGCGAATTCAACCACTGCATCATGATACGGACCTTTATGAGCAAAGACAATACGCTTTATTATCAGGCCGGAGCTGGAGTAGTTGCCAAGTCGGTCGTTGAAAGTGAATTACAGGAGGTACATAACAAACTGGCCGCGCTTCGGATGGCCATTGAACAGGCAAAAACACTTTAA
- the trpB gene encoding tryptophan synthase subunit beta, protein MQTTLESTTSFEVTEKGFYGHFGGAFIPEMLYPNVEELRQNYLQIIADPAFQAEFWQLLEDYVGRPTPLFLAKRLSEKLGATIYLKREDLCHTGAHKVNNTIGQILVAQRLGKKRIVAETGAGQHGVATATVCALMGLECIVYMGSIDMERQKPNVDRMRMLGATVVPATSGSQTLKDATNEAMRHWINNPVDTHYIIGSVVGPHPYPDMVARFQSVISQEIKKQLLAKTGSENPDYVVACVGGGSNAAGTFFHYLNEPSVRLVAAEAAGQGVTSGHSAATTALGKPGVLHGSRTILMQTEDGQVIEPYSISAGLDYPGIGPLHAHLFDSGRGDFYAITDDEALQAGFELSKLEGIIPALESAHALAALSKMGLKQTDVVVVCLSGRGDKDLSTYSKYL, encoded by the coding sequence ATGCAAACCACTCTTGAATCAACAACCTCTTTCGAGGTTACCGAGAAAGGCTTTTATGGCCATTTCGGCGGAGCATTCATTCCTGAAATGCTCTATCCAAATGTCGAAGAACTACGGCAGAACTACCTTCAGATTATAGCAGATCCTGCATTTCAGGCTGAGTTCTGGCAATTGCTGGAAGATTATGTCGGACGGCCAACCCCGCTGTTTCTGGCCAAACGACTTTCCGAGAAACTTGGCGCAACGATTTACCTCAAGCGTGAGGATTTGTGTCATACGGGAGCGCATAAAGTCAATAATACGATCGGCCAGATTCTGGTGGCACAACGGCTTGGTAAGAAACGAATTGTGGCCGAAACGGGCGCTGGTCAGCATGGTGTCGCTACGGCAACCGTTTGCGCTCTGATGGGTCTGGAATGCATTGTTTACATGGGCAGCATTGATATGGAACGCCAGAAGCCCAATGTTGACCGGATGCGGATGCTGGGCGCTACTGTTGTGCCAGCCACATCGGGTAGCCAGACTTTGAAAGATGCGACCAACGAAGCCATGCGGCACTGGATCAACAACCCGGTCGATACGCATTACATCATTGGCTCGGTCGTTGGGCCGCACCCTTATCCTGACATGGTCGCGCGATTCCAGTCGGTTATATCACAGGAAATCAAGAAACAACTGCTTGCCAAGACGGGTAGCGAAAATCCGGATTATGTCGTCGCCTGTGTTGGTGGCGGCAGTAATGCTGCCGGTACGTTTTTCCACTATCTGAATGAACCGTCGGTTCGTCTGGTTGCAGCGGAAGCGGCAGGGCAGGGTGTTACTTCGGGGCATTCGGCCGCAACAACAGCTCTCGGTAAACCGGGGGTGCTGCACGGAAGTCGCACGATATTGATGCAAACCGAAGATGGTCAGGTTATTGAACCATATTCCATTTCGGCCGGATTGGATTATCCCGGAATTGGCCCTCTTCATGCTCATCTGTTTGATTCTGGCCGGGGTGATTTTTACGCGATCACGGACGACGAAGCCCTACAGGCTGGGTTTGAACTGAGTAAGCTCGAGGGGATTATTCCCGCACTGGAATCAGCCCATGCGCTGGCGGCCCTGTCTAAAATGGGACTAAAGCAGACAGATGTCGTGGTTGTTTGCCTGTCGGGCCGGGGTGATAAAGATTTAAGTACGTATTCAAAATATTTATAG
- the trpA gene encoding tryptophan synthase subunit alpha: MTQELTQNRIIELFTQKSERLLNVYFTAGFPELADTVTVLRGLQEAGVDIVEIGMPYSDPVADGETIQQSNGKALHNGMSLKTLFTQLAGCRSEITVPILLMGYINPVLQFGVENFCQKCQEVGVDGVILPDLPLDLYLAEYAPIFREYGILNVNLITPQTSESRIRHIDEESDGFIYMVSSASITGSVKGVSDSMKGYFERIQAMNLRNPRLIGFGINNHETFDTASQYANGAIVGSAFIRHLEEKGTSAESIRAFVQTIRA, translated from the coding sequence ATGACACAAGAATTGACTCAAAACCGCATCATCGAACTGTTTACGCAGAAAAGCGAACGGTTGTTGAATGTATATTTCACAGCCGGATTCCCGGAACTTGCTGATACAGTAACCGTTCTACGCGGCTTACAGGAAGCTGGCGTAGATATTGTCGAAATAGGAATGCCCTATTCGGACCCCGTTGCCGATGGCGAAACCATTCAGCAAAGCAATGGAAAAGCACTGCATAATGGCATGTCGCTAAAAACGCTGTTTACACAGTTAGCCGGTTGTAGAAGCGAAATAACCGTACCGATTCTGCTAATGGGGTATATCAATCCTGTTCTGCAATTTGGTGTGGAAAACTTCTGCCAAAAATGCCAGGAAGTTGGCGTAGATGGCGTTATTCTGCCTGATCTTCCGCTTGATCTTTACCTGGCGGAGTATGCACCGATTTTCCGCGAATATGGGATTCTGAATGTGAACCTGATTACACCCCAAACCTCCGAAAGCCGCATCCGGCACATTGATGAAGAGTCGGACGGGTTTATTTATATGGTTTCATCGGCCAGCATTACCGGCTCCGTAAAAGGTGTTAGCGACTCCATGAAGGGGTATTTCGAGCGAATTCAGGCCATGAATCTACGAAATCCGCGCCTGATCGGTTTTGGTATCAATAACCACGAAACCTTTGATACGGCCAGCCAATATGCCAATGGTGCCATTGTTGGCAGCGCTTTTATCCGACATCTGGAAGAAAAAGGTACTTCGGCGGAGAGCATTCGGGCCTTTGTGCAGACGATTCGCGCCTAG
- a CDS encoding phage holin family protein, with the protein MGLIIRILISAVAVYVASLFIPGISVTGGASTYLVVAIVLGLLNAFVKPILTVLTIPITIITLGLFLIVINVLMVYLTDSLVSGFHVSGFIAALLFSIVVSLVTALLDAII; encoded by the coding sequence ATGGGACTGATTATTCGTATTCTCATCAGCGCGGTGGCCGTTTATGTCGCCAGTTTATTCATTCCAGGCATCTCGGTAACGGGCGGAGCCAGCACGTATTTAGTCGTAGCAATCGTTCTCGGCTTATTGAATGCCTTTGTCAAGCCGATCTTAACCGTTTTGACCATTCCCATTACGATTATAACGCTCGGCTTATTTTTGATCGTTATCAATGTGCTAATGGTGTATCTGACTGATTCACTCGTTAGTGGATTTCATGTAAGCGGTTTCATTGCTGCTTTACTCTTCAGTATTGTTGTTTCGCTGGTAACAGCCTTACTTGATGCCATTATTTAA
- a CDS encoding RidA family protein has protein sequence MTFIETPNAPKPGGHYSQAVVHGDLVYLSGILPITPSGEKLTDATFSEQTEQILKNLDAILQAAGSTRDKVIKVTVFIADISAWGTVNQVYTQFFGDHRPARSVVPVLPLHYGFGIELEAIAAL, from the coding sequence ATGACCTTCATTGAAACACCCAATGCGCCTAAACCAGGCGGTCACTATTCACAGGCGGTTGTACACGGTGATTTAGTGTATTTATCCGGTATTTTACCCATTACGCCCTCCGGCGAAAAACTTACTGACGCCACTTTTTCGGAACAAACAGAGCAGATCCTGAAAAATCTGGACGCCATTCTGCAAGCTGCTGGAAGTACCCGCGATAAAGTGATAAAAGTAACCGTATTTATTGCCGATATCAGCGCCTGGGGAACCGTCAACCAGGTGTATACCCAATTTTTTGGCGATCATCGGCCAGCTCGCTCGGTTGTGCCCGTCCTACCGCTCCATTATGGATTTGGTATCGAGCTAGAAGCCATTGCCGCCCTTTAG